In Littorina saxatilis isolate snail1 linkage group LG8, US_GU_Lsax_2.0, whole genome shotgun sequence, a single genomic region encodes these proteins:
- the LOC138973616 gene encoding uncharacterized protein, with protein MSVQPLSNALMWAGLIITTLLTGRSLAAGENYVGIGYNLLTANPDGGNSARGGVDPGLLITRRILNLIDKPRAIQSQLRHSCSDEQTTHTFYGAKSYRDKLAVDVKLEGGAIAGLVNAMFSLSPRFQHEKNETNIDRQVFQDEQQVCNLGHVRFADELSDWLNVSVTDSFASSVCKLPSVYNQRQYMDFLDHWGTHMTTEVDIGTKVIHRSQTSLAEFVQHVVKASGADVSLGGSYMGFGASLGVNIDSFKSRESYSQSFGSHLEVLQVGSEVMPEPISVTLVGIDSALQSKYWDSGMTTFVSNGLCDVTWRSDVITKNLRQALTEYATYKMMSAPTDPALVVPLTWPRGTYGLVKPVTGCPGGRISWSEGWRFQDTGDHVFSSNMMSTQLHLAGSWLPDKNIRMDFCMKGNRRLSEFDVDWPAGDYCILKYGACPTGFQEGFVQWDDADMRNDNSAGGTLPDGVYDKNTKIMFCCRNDDLPAKGIYLPVEKPFYLVRHTRGCQRVQQMALHEEIIQWDEAFDYFFFGYDSDERIGGSHPMDDGDSKHHRLHFCYYYPIGHSSSGPLVG; from the exons ATGAGCGTCCAACCTCTAAGCAACGCCCTCATGTGGGCGGGGCTTATCATCACGACTCTCTTGACTGGGCGGAGCTTAGCTGCAGGCGAAAACTACGTTGGCATTGGTTACAACCTTCTGACAGCCAATCCGGACGGCGGAAACTCGGCAAGGGGCGGGGTTGACCCGGGGTTACTGATCACGCGACGCATACTGAATTTGATTGACAAGCCAAGGGCTATTCAGAGTCAGTTACGTCACAGTTGCAGCGATGAGCAGACGACACATACCTTTTATGGCGCCAAGTCTTATCGAGACAAACTAGCTGTGGATGTGAAACTTGAAG GTGGAGCTATTGCAGGCCTCGTGAATGCCATGTTTTCGCTGAGTCCAA GGTTTCAACATGAGAAAAACGAAACAAATATCGACCGCCAGGTGTTCCAAGATGAACAGCAAGTTTGCAATCTGGGGCATGTCCGTTTCGCGGATGAGCTCTCTGATTGGCTGAATGTGTCCGTGACTGACAGCTTTGCGTCATCAGTATGCAAATTGCCCTCAGTCTACAACCAACGACAGTACATGGACTTTCTGGACCACTGGGGAACG CACATGACGACAGAAGTTGACATTGGTACCAAGGTCATTCACCGCTCGCAGACGTCACTAGCAGAGTTCGTTCAGCATGTCGTGAAGGCG TCCGGGGCCGACGTTTCACTGGGAGGGTCTTACATGGGTTTTGGAGCATCGTTGGGGGTAAACATCGACAGTTTCAAGTCACGTGAGTCCTACAGCCAATCGTTCGGCAGCCATCTTGAGGTTCTGCAAGTGGGGTCAGAGGTCATGCCAGAACCAATCAGCGTGACTCTGGTTGGCATCGATTCAGCGTTACAG TCTAAGTACTGGGACAGCGGGATGACGACGTTCGTCTCCAACGGCCTCTGTGACGTCACATGGAGAAGTGACGTCATCACCAAAAACCTACGTCAGGCCCTGACTGAGTACGCGACTTATAAAATGATGTCTGCTCCAACAG ACCCTGCGCTTGTAGTGCCATTAACGTGGCCCCGTGGTACCTACGGCCTGGTGAAACCTGTCACAGGGTGTCCGGGGGGCAGAATTTCGTGGAGCGAGGGCTGGCGGTTCCAGGACACCGGTGATCACGTCTTCAGCAGCAACATGATGTCAACCCAGCTGCATCTTGCCG GGTCGTGGCTGCCAGACAAGAACATCCGAATGGATTTCTGCATGAAAGGAAATCGACGTCTGAGCGAGTTTGACGTTGACTGGCCAGCTGGTGATTACTGTATCTTGAAATACGGAGCATGTCCTACCG GTTTCCAAGAAGGCTTCGTTCAGTGGGATGATGCCGACATGAGAAACGACAACAGTGCTGGGGGAACGCTACCTGACGGAGTCTATGACAAGAACACCAAGATTATGTTCTGCTGCAG GAACGACGATCTGCCCGCAAAAGGCATCTACCTTCCTGTAGAGAAGCCATTTTACCTCGTACGTCACACACGGGGATGCCAGCGCGTGCAGCAGATGGCGCTTCACGAGGAAATCATCCAATGGGATGAGGCCTTTGATTATTTCTTCTTCGGCTATGATAGCGACGAGCGGATTGGCGGATCTCATCCAATGGACGACGGCGACAGTAAACACCACCGTCTTCACTTCTGCTACTATTATCCAATCGGCCATTCGAGTTCTGGCCCGCTGGTTGGTTAA